A single genomic interval of Spirosoma taeanense harbors:
- a CDS encoding YciE/YciF ferroxidase family protein — protein sequence MASFGDSIANFFGGNDMDTTEGLRSLFVSEIKDIYYAERQAVDVLGEQADAATTDEVRSAFLQHQQESRNQIARLEQVFNSIGVDVEEGSCDAIDGLADDGERVVSNTESGSLTRDAGLILAAQKVEHHEIASYGSVVTLAKVLGYTEAAQLLHQTLEEEKNTDRKLTQLAESFINDRAAAENDDSSYNDSDRDSDDYTGVNPDGTRYDRGSSNQTYQTGQSYSGSQMGNGTTGVTGDNDYNNSNSSRGSSSYGSSNDATLGGTMGI from the coding sequence ATGGCATCTTTTGGAGATAGCATCGCAAATTTTTTTGGTGGAAACGACATGGACACGACCGAAGGGCTGCGGAGCCTGTTCGTGAGTGAAATTAAGGATATTTATTACGCCGAACGGCAGGCTGTCGATGTCCTGGGCGAACAGGCAGATGCCGCTACAACCGATGAAGTTCGGTCGGCATTTTTGCAGCACCAGCAGGAAAGCCGCAATCAGATTGCCCGCCTGGAACAGGTATTTAACAGCATCGGCGTCGACGTAGAAGAAGGCTCCTGCGACGCTATTGACGGACTGGCCGATGACGGCGAGCGTGTGGTTTCCAATACCGAATCGGGTTCGCTGACGCGTGACGCTGGTCTGATCCTGGCTGCTCAGAAAGTTGAACACCATGAAATTGCTTCCTATGGTTCGGTAGTAACTCTGGCGAAAGTTCTGGGCTATACGGAAGCCGCTCAACTTCTTCACCAGACGCTCGAAGAAGAGAAAAACACCGACCGTAAACTGACGCAACTGGCAGAGTCGTTTATCAACGATCGGGCAGCTGCGGAGAACGATGACTCTTCCTATAATGACTCTGACCGCGACAGCGATGATTATACAGGGGTAAATCCTGACGGCACCCGTTACGACCGGGGTAGCTCGAACCAAACCTACCAGACAGGTCAATCGTACAGCGGTTCGCAGATGGGCAACGGCACAACCGGAGTTACCGGTGATAACGATTATAATAATAGTAATTCATCAAGAGGCTCGTCTTCGTACGGGTCGAGCAATGATGCTACACTGGGTGGCACAATGGGTATTTAA
- a CDS encoding M14 metallopeptidase family protein yields MKHFLLLVGLAVASLSAPAQTTSLSTTVLSPAQFLGYSVGTRFTPHHRVLAYAEQVARQLPNRVKLIPYGTTYEGRQLMVVALASEANLTRLEEIRTNNLKRIGMLDGQPGSAAQPPIAWLSYNVHGNEAVSSEAFMDVLYRLLNTTDPVSQKIMNSTVVLLDPGLNPDGHDRYVNWYNQMMGRNGDPTPSAREHNEPWPGGRYTHYLFDPNRDWAWQTQEVTQQRMALYQQWMPQLHGDFHEMGVESPYYFAPSAKPYHEDITPFQRQFQQTIGQYCSRYFDRNGWLYYTRERFDLFYPSYGDTYPTYNGAIGMTYEQGGSGRAGLAIERADGDTLTLRQRIDHHVAASIATLESVADRPAEIVKEFGAFFDKSRNTPIGAYKSYVIKSNGDAGRLKALQQLLDRNKISYGYAGKAQTMAGFNYVTQKNEKNMAVAAEDMVISAYQPKSTLLKILFEPNSALEDSATYDITAWSLPYAFGLQTYGLTTRLTPVSTAPARPATAQPAAASTSGPVYAYVARWESMPSVKLLASLLKQKIRVRAVEKPFELDGKTYPSGTLLITRAGNERLGDRFDQLVTTAATNADVVLTPVSTGLVTKGSDFGSDFVSGLKAPRVGLVVGDGASPPAVGEVWHFFDQELNYPVSLIDGNTLGNVEWNKLDVLILPTNYNYGRFLNDKNLTAIKEWIRAGGKLIALERASAFLAGKDGFGLKEKEEKEAKDKVKKASAVDSLKVYGDRERTAISDETPGSIYRVNIDTTHPLGFGLTGSYYTLVQNAYNFDFLKDGWNVGYLKGDNYVAGFSGINAKSKLKNTLLMGVQNSGRGSIVYLADDPLFRGFWYNGKLLFGNAVFMVGN; encoded by the coding sequence ATGAAACATTTTTTGTTGCTCGTGGGCCTTGCGGTTGCATCCTTATCGGCTCCAGCGCAGACAACCTCCTTGTCAACTACCGTTCTTTCTCCTGCTCAATTCCTAGGTTATTCGGTCGGGACCCGTTTTACCCCCCACCACCGTGTACTGGCTTACGCCGAGCAGGTAGCCCGGCAACTGCCGAACCGGGTAAAGCTTATTCCATACGGGACTACGTATGAAGGGCGCCAGTTGATGGTTGTGGCCCTGGCTTCGGAAGCCAATCTGACCCGGCTGGAAGAGATTCGTACCAATAACCTTAAACGCATTGGGATGCTCGATGGCCAGCCCGGCAGCGCAGCCCAGCCGCCTATTGCCTGGCTGAGCTATAACGTGCATGGCAACGAGGCTGTCAGTTCCGAAGCGTTCATGGACGTGCTCTACCGCCTGCTGAACACCACTGACCCGGTATCGCAGAAAATCATGAACTCGACGGTCGTGCTGCTCGATCCCGGTCTGAACCCCGACGGCCACGATCGTTACGTAAACTGGTACAATCAGATGATGGGCCGGAATGGCGATCCGACGCCTTCGGCTCGTGAACACAATGAACCCTGGCCGGGCGGTCGCTATACGCACTATCTGTTCGACCCGAACCGCGACTGGGCCTGGCAAACGCAGGAAGTTACGCAGCAGCGGATGGCGCTTTACCAGCAGTGGATGCCCCAGTTGCACGGCGATTTCCATGAGATGGGGGTTGAAAGTCCTTACTATTTTGCCCCCTCGGCTAAGCCGTACCATGAAGACATCACCCCTTTCCAGCGGCAGTTTCAGCAGACCATCGGGCAATATTGCAGCCGGTATTTCGACCGGAATGGCTGGCTTTACTACACCCGCGAACGTTTCGACCTGTTTTACCCCAGCTATGGCGATACCTACCCAACCTACAATGGCGCTATTGGTATGACCTATGAACAGGGTGGCAGCGGCCGGGCCGGACTGGCTATCGAACGGGCCGACGGCGACACGCTGACGCTCCGCCAGCGGATTGACCACCACGTTGCGGCCAGCATTGCCACCCTTGAATCGGTAGCCGATCGTCCGGCCGAGATTGTGAAAGAGTTTGGCGCCTTTTTCGATAAATCCCGCAACACACCGATTGGAGCTTACAAAAGCTACGTCATCAAATCCAACGGAGATGCGGGTCGGCTGAAGGCTCTGCAGCAACTGCTGGACCGCAATAAGATCAGCTATGGATATGCCGGTAAGGCCCAGACGATGGCTGGTTTTAACTACGTCACACAAAAGAATGAGAAAAACATGGCTGTCGCGGCCGAGGACATGGTCATCAGCGCGTACCAGCCCAAATCAACGTTGCTGAAGATTCTGTTTGAGCCTAACTCAGCCCTGGAAGATTCGGCAACCTACGACATTACGGCCTGGTCGCTGCCCTATGCCTTTGGCCTGCAAACCTACGGCCTGACCACGCGCCTGACGCCGGTTTCTACCGCCCCTGCCCGCCCAGCTACGGCTCAGCCCGCAGCGGCTTCTACATCCGGACCGGTTTACGCCTACGTGGCCCGCTGGGAGTCCATGCCGTCGGTTAAACTGCTGGCCAGCCTGCTGAAGCAGAAAATCCGGGTGCGGGCCGTGGAGAAACCGTTTGAACTCGACGGGAAAACCTATCCATCCGGAACGCTGCTCATTACGCGGGCCGGCAACGAACGACTGGGCGACCGCTTTGACCAGTTAGTGACCACAGCCGCAACGAATGCCGATGTTGTGTTAACCCCGGTATCGACGGGTCTGGTTACCAAAGGCTCCGACTTTGGCTCCGATTTCGTTTCGGGCCTGAAGGCACCCCGCGTTGGGCTGGTGGTTGGCGACGGCGCTTCGCCCCCGGCGGTTGGCGAGGTATGGCACTTCTTCGATCAGGAACTCAACTACCCCGTGTCGCTGATTGACGGTAATACGCTCGGCAACGTCGAATGGAATAAACTCGACGTGCTGATTTTGCCGACAAACTATAACTACGGCCGGTTCCTGAACGACAAAAACCTGACGGCTATCAAAGAATGGATACGGGCGGGCGGCAAACTCATTGCCCTGGAACGCGCTTCTGCTTTTCTGGCGGGCAAAGACGGCTTCGGTCTGAAAGAAAAAGAAGAGAAAGAGGCTAAGGACAAGGTAAAAAAGGCCAGCGCCGTTGATTCACTCAAGGTATACGGCGACCGCGAACGTACGGCCATCTCCGACGAAACGCCGGGCAGCATTTACCGCGTTAACATCGACACGACTCACCCACTTGGTTTCGGCCTGACGGGTAGTTACTATACGCTCGTGCAGAACGCCTATAACTTCGACTTTCTAAAAGACGGCTGGAATGTGGGGTATCTGAAAGGCGATAATTACGTCGCTGGTTTTTCGGGCATCAACGCAAAAAGCAAGCTGAAAAATACGCTGCTGATGGGCGTTCAGAATTCCGGACGGGGCAGCATCGTTTATCTGGCCGACGACCCGCTCTTCCGGGGCTTCTGGTACAACGGCAAACTGCTGTTCGGCAATGCCGTATTCATGGTTGGCAATTAA